In one Lolium rigidum isolate FL_2022 chromosome 3, APGP_CSIRO_Lrig_0.1, whole genome shotgun sequence genomic region, the following are encoded:
- the LOC124697042 gene encoding transcription factor bHLH18-like yields the protein MDDSALFMQWAMETLEHEQPAGVVNGHPGEVAFPSLQALRDVSHATLVFDELIMDMEAHAANSGSSGETTDGSGGGNFSSTAPRHHDVSTSFRCAPNHGNNSGPTNMAVMSWNFSAASAQPGSDGTLEGATAVGIPYERAMPDMAHVSQPTRRTSTKSNAGGSGTASAPFVVDHIMAERKRREKINQRFIELSTVIPGLKKMDKATILSDATRHVKQLQEKIKAFEATGGGSNGRSVVETVVLVKKPCYAAVGDENGSPSSASSGAPAVRDPLPEIEVRFSENGVMVRIVCDDAKGVVVKVLSEAEEGLHLSITHANVMAFTACTVIITITAKVEEGFTVTAEDIIGRLNSVLQ from the exons ATGGATGACTCGGCGCTATTCATGCAATGGGCCATGGAGACGCTGGAGCACGAGCAGCCGGCGGGCGTCGTTAACGGCCACCCCGGCGAGGTTGCATTCCCCTCGCTTCAGGCCCTCCGAGACGTCTCGCACGCAACCCTCGTCTTCGACGAGCTGATCATGGACATGGAGGCCCACGCGGCAAACAGCGGGAGCTCCGGCGAAACCACCGACGGTAGCGGAGGCGGCAATTTCTCGTCCACAGCGCCCAGGCATCACGACGTTTCAACCTCGTTCAGGTGCGCTCCGAACCATGGCAACAACAGTGGCCCCACCAACATGGCCGTGATGAGCTGGAACTTCAGCGCCGCCTCCGCGCAGCCCGGCAGCGACGGCACGCTGGAGGGCGCTACCGCCGTTGGCATACCTTACGAGCGTGCCATGCCGGACATGGCGCACGTATCACagccgacgaggaggacctccACGAAGAGCAACGCCGGTGGCAGTGGAACCGCGTCGGCTCCGTTCGTGGTGGACCACATCATGGCTGAGCGGAAGCGCAGGGAGAAGATCAACCAGCGCTTCATCGAGCTCTCCACTGTCATCCCCGGCCTCAAGAAG ATGGACAAGGCGACGATCCTTTCTGACGCGACCCGGCACGTGAAGCAGCTGCAAGAGAAGATCAAAGCCTTCGAGGCCACCGGTGGTGGCAGCAACGGCAGGAGCGTCGTGGAGACGGTGGTGCTCGTCAAGAAGCCATGCTACGCCGCCGTAGGGGACGAGAACGGCTCCCCCTCGTCGGCGTCGTCTGGGGCGCCGGCGGTGAGGGACCCGCTGCCAGAGATCGAGGTACGCTTCTCGGAGAACGGCGTGATGGTGAGGATCGTCTGCGACGACGCCAAGGGGGTCGTCGTGAAGGTGCTGTCCGAGGCGGAGGAGGGGCTCCACCTCAGCATCACCCACGCCAATGTCATGGCGTTCACGGCCTGCACTGTCATCATAACCATCACGGCTAAG